The proteins below are encoded in one region of Acidithiobacillus ferrooxidans ATCC 23270:
- a CDS encoding type II toxin-antitoxin system PemK/MazF family toxin, which translates to MVTPVGWVPNRQEILWIDCSPHAGREMRDRHPFLVLSPKAFNDRTSLVIGLPMTTAEYNATNPFAVSVGAASGRKAGKTSYVLCHQPKSFDWRARKAAPHPHGNLPESLFRQVCSILDQIIGLTPSAS; encoded by the coding sequence GTGGTGACGCCAGTGGGCTGGGTGCCAAACCGGCAGGAAATCCTATGGATCGACTGCAGCCCTCATGCCGGGAGGGAAATGCGGGACCGTCACCCCTTTCTGGTGTTGTCGCCAAAAGCGTTCAACGACCGAACCTCTCTGGTTATCGGCTTGCCTATGACCACGGCTGAATACAACGCCACCAATCCGTTTGCGGTATCTGTTGGTGCGGCATCGGGGCGCAAAGCGGGTAAAACCAGCTATGTCCTTTGCCATCAGCCAAAATCCTTTGACTGGCGCGCGAGAAAGGCCGCTCCTCATCCGCACGGGAACCTCCCTGAATCCCTGTTCAGGCAGGTGTGCAGCATACTGGATCAGATCATCGGGTTAACGCCATCCGCGTCGTGA
- a CDS encoding AbrB/MazE/SpoVT family DNA-binding domain-containing protein, whose translation MGTRLIIKKWGNNLGVRLPATIASEARLHADQEVRLFVEHGRVIVEPVGTIADLTLEDRLNLFDPALHGGEVMAAEPVGAELW comes from the coding sequence ATGGGAACTCGGCTCATCATAAAGAAATGGGGTAATAACTTGGGCGTTAGGCTGCCCGCTACCATTGCCAGCGAAGCTCGACTCCATGCGGATCAGGAGGTAAGGCTTTTCGTTGAGCATGGACGTGTTATCGTCGAGCCAGTCGGCACAATCGCCGATTTGACGCTGGAGGATCGTCTCAACCTCTTTGATCCCGCCTTACATGGTGGCGAGGTCATGGCGGCTGAGCCGGTTGGTGCTGAATTGTGGTGA
- a CDS encoding PIN domain-containing protein — MASGKAFFDTNVLLYLLSADTAKADVAEGIMVNGGVISAQVLNEFASVAQRKMGMSFLEIREVLTPIHRICDVAHLTLDTHIHGLRIAERYKYNVWDAMIVASALLADCAVLYTEDMHHGQILEDRLQLINPFLRADE, encoded by the coding sequence ATGGCGAGCGGTAAGGCGTTCTTCGACACGAACGTGCTGCTTTATCTGCTTTCGGCGGACACGGCCAAGGCAGATGTTGCAGAAGGCATCATGGTGAATGGTGGTGTGATCAGTGCCCAGGTGTTGAACGAATTTGCTTCCGTTGCCCAGCGCAAGATGGGCATGTCTTTTCTGGAAATCAGAGAGGTGCTGACCCCCATTCATCGAATTTGCGATGTCGCGCATCTTACCCTGGATACGCACATTCATGGCCTCAGGATTGCGGAGCGATACAAATACAATGTTTGGGATGCAATGATTGTCGCATCGGCCCTGTTGGCTGATTGCGCCGTTCTTTACACGGAGGATATGCACCACGGCCAGATCCTCGAAGACCGCTTGCAACTGATCAATCCATTTTTGCGGGCCGACGAGTGA
- a CDS encoding AbrB/MazE/SpoVT family DNA-binding domain-containing protein, translating into MQVSKWGNSLAVRIPTSVVEALGIKEGDDIEVEVVGERRFQIQRTPQAEELLARLRRYRGRLPADFRFDRLEAHGER; encoded by the coding sequence ATGCAGGTATCCAAGTGGGGCAACAGTCTGGCCGTCCGTATACCAACCTCCGTGGTAGAGGCGCTGGGTATCAAAGAGGGTGACGACATTGAGGTTGAGGTCGTGGGCGAACGCCGTTTTCAGATTCAACGAACGCCTCAAGCGGAAGAGTTGTTGGCCAGGTTAAGGCGTTATCGAGGGAGGCTCCCTGCCGATTTCAGGTTCGACCGGTTGGAAGCGCATGGCGAGCGGTAA
- a CDS encoding DUF4870 domain-containing protein, which translates to MDSNDLVESVSKDDRNIAALTHAGGIIFGFIPSLIVYLLKKDSGSAWLVQQSREALNFQITVLIACVVASILSAFLIGLFIFPLIFIGNLIFCVIAAIKASNGEVYHYPLTLRLLS; encoded by the coding sequence ATGGACAGCAATGACCTCGTTGAATCAGTCAGTAAGGACGATCGCAATATCGCTGCGCTCACCCACGCCGGCGGTATCATCTTCGGGTTCATCCCGTCGCTCATCGTCTATCTCCTCAAAAAGGACAGCGGCTCCGCCTGGCTGGTGCAGCAAAGCAGAGAGGCGCTGAATTTCCAGATCACGGTATTGATTGCCTGTGTGGTAGCCAGCATTCTCAGCGCATTCCTGATAGGCCTGTTCATTTTCCCGCTGATTTTTATAGGGAATTTAATATTCTGCGTGATCGCGGCCATCAAGGCCAGCAACGGCGAGGTCTACCACTACCCGCTCACCCTGCGTTTGCTGAGTTGA